A genomic segment from Rhodospirillum centenum SW encodes:
- a CDS encoding bactofilin family protein, with the protein MNTTPSGASGAGQNSLTGGFKPDIPRRVVDIPATPAKRVAPTGTEGNAMGSAEMRKLIVGRDISLSGEIAACDVLVVEGTVEAKLRDGRTIEIADTGLFKGSVEIDEADIGGRFEGDITVRGTLRIRASGKIQGNIRYGVLEVEQGGQMSGSIEVLTAKPVAAPTSAPAAAPAPVTPIARVAEPMTPRMSSEPTSGAAE; encoded by the coding sequence ATGAATACTACGCCCTCCGGTGCATCGGGCGCCGGCCAGAACAGCCTGACCGGCGGCTTCAAGCCGGACATCCCGCGCCGCGTCGTGGACATCCCCGCCACGCCTGCGAAGCGGGTCGCGCCGACCGGCACCGAAGGAAATGCCATGGGCTCCGCGGAAATGCGCAAGCTGATCGTCGGCCGCGACATCAGCCTGTCCGGTGAGATCGCCGCCTGCGACGTGCTGGTGGTGGAAGGCACCGTCGAAGCGAAGCTGCGCGACGGCCGCACCATCGAGATCGCCGACACCGGCCTGTTCAAGGGCTCGGTCGAGATCGACGAGGCCGACATCGGCGGCCGCTTCGAGGGCGACATCACCGTGCGCGGCACCCTGCGCATCCGCGCCTCGGGCAAGATCCAGGGCAACATCCGCTACGGCGTGCTGGAGGTGGAGCAGGGCGGCCAGATGTCCGGCTCCATCGAGGTGCTGACGGCGAAGCCCGTGGCCGCCCCGACGTCCGCGCCGGCCGCCGCCCCGGCCCCGGTGACCCCGATCGCGCGCGTGGCCGAGCCGATGACCCCGCGGATGAGCAGCGAGCCGACCTCCGGCGCCGCCGAGTAA
- the nth gene encoding endonuclease III, whose protein sequence is MKKAWVEELFRRLSERDPEPRTELDYTNPFTLLVAVVLSAQATDAGVNRATRTLFAVADTPAAMVALGEDGIREHIRTIGLYRTKAANVFRLSQILLETHGGEVPRRREELEALPGVGRKTANVVLNVAFGEPTIAVDTHIFRVANRTGLAPGKTPEAVEQGLLKVVPGAWRLHAHHWLILHGRYVCKARRPDCPLCPVRDLCAFPDKTTAEAMAGPRRGPLARPDPA, encoded by the coding sequence ATGAAGAAGGCCTGGGTCGAGGAACTGTTCCGCCGCCTGTCCGAGCGCGACCCCGAGCCCAGGACAGAGCTGGACTACACCAACCCCTTCACCCTGCTGGTGGCCGTGGTGCTGTCGGCCCAGGCCACCGACGCCGGGGTGAACCGGGCGACGCGCACCCTGTTCGCCGTGGCCGACACGCCGGCCGCCATGGTGGCGCTGGGTGAGGACGGCATCCGCGAGCACATCCGCACCATCGGGCTGTACCGGACCAAGGCGGCCAACGTCTTCCGCCTGTCGCAGATCCTGCTGGAGACGCATGGTGGCGAGGTCCCCCGCCGACGGGAGGAGCTGGAGGCCCTGCCCGGCGTCGGCCGCAAGACGGCCAACGTGGTGCTGAACGTCGCCTTCGGAGAGCCCACCATCGCCGTGGACACCCACATCTTCCGCGTCGCCAACCGCACCGGTCTGGCGCCCGGAAAGACGCCCGAGGCGGTGGAGCAGGGGCTTCTCAAGGTCGTGCCCGGCGCATGGCGTCTGCACGCGCACCACTGGCTGATCCTGCACGGCCGCTATGTCTGCAAGGCCCGGCGGCCGGACTGTCCGCTCTGCCCGGTGCGCGATCTCTGCGCCTTTCCCGACAAGACGACGGCGGAGGCGATGGCGGGTCCCCGCCGCGGTCCCCTGGCCCGGCCCGATCCGGCCTGA